One window of Halorarum salinum genomic DNA carries:
- a CDS encoding alkaline phosphatase family protein, producing the protein MAEPPGAAGGPGSSETSEPTAGRVVVLDVVGLQPEHVSADRTPELDAALEEVIPSEPAFPALTVPAQTTLATGRSPAEHGDVSSGEYDRERDAAAFWERDRGGRDRIWETAREAGLTTGALFFQHLIGTDADVAVTPSPIEDEDNNMLEMNCWTNPDGLYDDLRAEYGHFPLHNYWGPTANEESSRWILSAASEAVERFDPDLLWVYVPHLDYAGLRHGPGPELEAELPVVDELVGGFLATLRGDDRWDETAVAVVGEYGFHGVDTPVLPNVALREAGLLETESADGGSAGSTEVDLPGSDAFAMVDHQVAHVYADGDAVEEARELLASLDGVDVVLDGGGSGGPDKAAYGVDHPNAGDLVLVAEPSAWFAYYWWTDRAEAPPYAAEMDIHAKPGFDPCELFLGEEGLVSLDPSKVGGSHGRTDPGTYPAFGLGGPAVSGVELGEGTGSEGAVDARAIAPTIAALLGVADAVDAEVPPLVGDETEGSRG; encoded by the coding sequence ATGGCTGAGCCGCCGGGGGCGGCCGGGGGACCCGGTTCGTCGGAGACGTCCGAACCGACGGCCGGCCGCGTCGTCGTCCTCGACGTCGTGGGGCTCCAGCCGGAGCACGTCTCCGCCGACCGGACGCCGGAACTCGACGCGGCGCTCGAGGAGGTGATCCCGTCCGAACCGGCGTTCCCGGCGCTGACCGTGCCCGCGCAGACGACGCTCGCGACCGGCCGGTCCCCCGCCGAGCACGGCGACGTCTCGAGCGGCGAGTACGACCGCGAGCGCGACGCGGCGGCGTTCTGGGAGCGCGACCGTGGCGGCCGCGACCGGATCTGGGAGACCGCCCGAGAGGCCGGGCTGACCACGGGCGCCCTGTTCTTCCAGCACCTGATCGGCACGGACGCCGACGTCGCGGTGACGCCCTCGCCGATCGAGGACGAGGACAACAACATGCTGGAGATGAACTGCTGGACCAACCCGGACGGCCTCTACGACGACCTCCGGGCGGAGTACGGCCACTTCCCGCTGCACAACTACTGGGGCCCGACCGCGAACGAGGAGAGCAGCCGCTGGATCCTCTCGGCCGCGAGCGAGGCGGTCGAGCGGTTCGACCCCGACCTGCTCTGGGTGTACGTCCCCCACCTCGACTACGCCGGCCTGCGGCACGGCCCCGGCCCCGAACTGGAGGCGGAACTCCCGGTCGTCGACGAACTCGTCGGCGGGTTCCTCGCGACGCTCCGGGGCGACGACCGCTGGGACGAGACGGCCGTCGCGGTCGTCGGCGAGTACGGCTTCCACGGGGTCGACACGCCCGTCCTGCCGAACGTGGCCCTGCGCGAGGCGGGGCTCCTGGAAACGGAGTCGGCGGACGGCGGGTCCGCGGGGAGCACCGAGGTCGACCTCCCCGGCTCGGACGCCTTCGCGATGGTCGACCACCAGGTGGCCCACGTCTACGCCGACGGCGACGCCGTCGAGGAGGCCCGCGAACTCCTCGCGTCGCTCGACGGGGTGGACGTCGTGCTCGACGGGGGCGGGTCCGGCGGCCCCGACAAGGCGGCGTACGGGGTCGACCACCCGAACGCCGGCGACCTCGTGCTCGTCGCGGAGCCGTCGGCGTGGTTCGCCTACTACTGGTGGACCGACCGCGCGGAGGCGCCGCCGTACGCGGCGGAGATGGACATCCACGCCAAGCCGGGGTTCGACCCCTGCGAACTGTTCCTCGGCGAGGAGGGGCTCGTGTCGCTGGACCCGTCGAAGGTGGGCGGCTCGCACGGGCGGACCGACCCGGGGACGTACCCCGCGTTCGGCCTCGGCGGGCCGGCGGTCTCGGGGGTCGAGCTCGGCGAGGGGACGGGATCGGAGGGGGCGGTCGACGCCCGCGCCATCGCGCCGACGATCGCCGCCCTGCTCGGCGTCGCGGACGCCGTCGACGCCGAGGTGCCGCCGCTCGTGGGCGACGAGACGGAGGGGTCGCGCGGGTGA
- a CDS encoding TatD family hydrolase: MRIIDPHMHMVSRSSDDYERARRAGIECCIEPAFWSGTDKRHAGSFFDYFEQITDFETERAERTAGVDHYVTLGLEPKEANYPEMAEEVMDRLPEYLDRENVVGVGEIGLDQDTQDERDAFRRQLNMAEERELPVIVHTPHTNKPAGTERIVEMIEDEGVTQERIVIDHNTENTIDTSVETDCWIGFTLYPGKIEASAAIDLLEEYGTDRMLFNSAADWDPSDPLAVPKARDRMLDRGWDREEVRKVVFENPYEFFSQSPNFAYEP, encoded by the coding sequence ATGCGGATCATCGACCCTCACATGCACATGGTCTCCCGTTCGAGCGACGACTACGAGCGGGCCCGGCGCGCCGGCATCGAGTGCTGCATCGAGCCTGCGTTCTGGAGCGGGACGGACAAACGGCACGCCGGGTCGTTCTTCGACTACTTCGAGCAGATCACCGACTTCGAGACCGAGCGCGCCGAGCGGACCGCCGGCGTCGACCACTACGTCACCCTCGGCCTCGAGCCGAAGGAGGCGAACTACCCCGAGATGGCCGAGGAGGTCATGGACCGCCTGCCCGAGTATCTGGACCGCGAGAACGTCGTCGGCGTCGGCGAGATCGGCCTCGACCAGGACACCCAGGACGAGCGCGACGCCTTCCGGCGCCAGCTGAACATGGCCGAGGAGCGCGAACTCCCCGTCATCGTCCACACGCCCCACACGAACAAGCCCGCGGGGACCGAGCGCATCGTCGAGATGATCGAGGACGAGGGCGTCACCCAGGAGCGCATCGTCATCGACCACAACACGGAGAACACCATCGACACGTCCGTCGAGACGGACTGCTGGATCGGCTTCACGCTCTACCCCGGGAAGATCGAGGCGTCGGCGGCCATCGACCTGCTGGAGGAGTACGGCACCGACCGGATGCTGTTCAACAGCGCGGCCGACTGGGACCCCTCGGACCCGCTCGCGGTGCCGAAGGCGCGCGACCGGATGCTCGACCGGGGCTGGGACCGCGAGGAGGTGCGGAAGGTCGTGTTCGAGAACCCCTACGAGTTCTTCAGCCAGTCGCCGAACTTCGCGTACGAGCCGTGA
- a CDS encoding DUF389 domain-containing protein, producing the protein MRQIQLAVTDDRREAVVEFLEGEDIDFITTRGTGPTAESWIVEFPLPTDAVGDVLEELEGAGIDEDDYVVVGTVEAAMTPHSEELMERYASNFDPIARPELRSKSRDLTYDPRSYYAMITISAVIAAVGLLTDSPAVIVGSMVIAPVVGPILTTGVGAVTDDRTMVTDSLVMQAGGLAVTMLVAAAVGYAFRAAFLVPPMLDVTSVESVSVRMAPDVVSVLVGLVAGAAAAYSLATKGPTALIGVMIAAALIPTAAAVGIGVVWGYPLAALGALVLLVATTVAINVGVLGILWSFGYRPSSDAESLAGLVPSRVIVASLLVLFVAVGGTVALATADHGAFERSTNRAVHDVLEEPRYSGLTLAGTTIQYGGPSPLTEPRSVTVVLGRSPGASYPDLAADVADRIRAESGEDVSVRVQFVTYQQSTRADGNATSRVRGHPVG; encoded by the coding sequence GTGCGACAGATCCAACTGGCCGTCACCGACGACCGGCGGGAGGCGGTCGTCGAGTTCCTCGAGGGGGAGGACATCGACTTCATCACCACGAGGGGGACCGGCCCGACGGCCGAGTCGTGGATCGTCGAGTTCCCGCTGCCGACGGACGCCGTCGGCGACGTGCTCGAGGAGCTCGAGGGCGCCGGGATCGACGAGGACGACTACGTCGTCGTCGGGACGGTCGAGGCCGCGATGACGCCCCACAGCGAGGAGCTGATGGAGCGGTACGCGAGCAACTTCGACCCGATCGCGCGGCCGGAGCTCCGGTCGAAGTCGCGCGATCTCACGTACGATCCCCGGTCGTACTACGCGATGATAACCATCAGCGCCGTCATCGCGGCGGTCGGACTGCTCACGGACTCGCCGGCGGTCATCGTCGGCTCGATGGTCATCGCCCCCGTCGTCGGACCCATCCTCACCACCGGCGTCGGCGCCGTCACCGACGACCGGACCATGGTCACCGACAGCCTCGTGATGCAGGCGGGCGGGCTCGCGGTCACGATGCTGGTCGCGGCCGCCGTGGGGTACGCGTTCAGGGCCGCGTTCCTCGTCCCGCCCATGCTCGACGTGACGTCCGTCGAGTCCGTCTCCGTGCGGATGGCGCCGGACGTCGTCTCGGTCCTCGTCGGCCTCGTCGCCGGCGCGGCGGCCGCCTACTCGCTCGCGACGAAGGGGCCGACGGCGCTCATCGGCGTGATGATCGCCGCCGCGCTCATCCCGACCGCGGCGGCCGTCGGGATCGGCGTCGTCTGGGGTTACCCGCTCGCCGCCCTCGGCGCGCTGGTGCTGCTCGTCGCGACGACGGTCGCCATCAACGTCGGCGTCCTCGGGATACTGTGGTCGTTCGGTTACCGACCCTCGTCCGACGCGGAGTCCCTGGCCGGTCTCGTCCCGTCCCGGGTCATCGTCGCCTCGCTGCTCGTCCTGTTCGTGGCGGTCGGCGGGACCGTCGCCCTGGCGACCGCCGACCACGGGGCGTTCGAGCGGTCGACGAACCGGGCGGTCCACGACGTGCTGGAGGAGCCGCGGTACTCGGGGCTCACTCTCGCCGGGACGACCATCCAGTACGGCGGCCCCTCCCCCCTCACGGAGCCGCGATCGGTCACGGTCGTCCTCGGCCGCTCACCCGGGGCGTCGTACCCCGACCTGGCCGCCGACGTCGCCGATCGGATACGCGCGGAGTCAGGGGAGGACGTCTCCGTCAGGGTCCAGTTCGTGACGTACCAGCAGTCGACTCGGGCCGACGGGAACGCCACCAGCCGGGTTCGCGGACACCCGGTCGGGTAG
- a CDS encoding GNAT family N-acetyltransferase produces MEFVPFEVDRDGAEVANVVSRSMQASYALSPEQIEAAVREEFSEDALARKADEEDVVLLVAREEWEAGGRGHGEADETGDGTEIVEEGEASAVQGVAEGTVDEDGAEIRWLQVDPETRGKGIGTGLFERLADAFEERGADEIRSNVLSEDMEGGTFCERFGFVRVDGVEVEFGDETFVAEVYASPNAVDPESAEQFDPLGEDEEPPERAEAPDGTEAFLDPDDPLSGTIGPFFEAYATPDFEDRYGYFCGACRTVTTEVDGQDRIVCPECGNRHRPADWDGSYL; encoded by the coding sequence ATGGAGTTCGTCCCGTTCGAGGTTGACCGCGACGGAGCGGAGGTCGCCAACGTCGTCTCGCGCTCGATGCAGGCCTCGTACGCCCTGAGCCCCGAACAGATCGAAGCCGCCGTCAGGGAGGAGTTCAGCGAGGACGCGCTGGCCAGGAAGGCGGACGAGGAGGACGTCGTCCTGCTCGTCGCCCGCGAGGAGTGGGAGGCCGGCGGCAGGGGCCACGGGGAGGCGGACGAGACGGGTGACGGCACGGAGATCGTCGAGGAGGGCGAGGCGAGCGCCGTCCAGGGGGTCGCGGAGGGGACCGTCGACGAGGACGGCGCCGAGATCCGCTGGCTTCAGGTCGACCCCGAGACCCGCGGGAAGGGGATCGGGACGGGGCTGTTCGAGCGGCTCGCGGACGCCTTCGAGGAGCGGGGCGCCGACGAGATCCGCTCGAACGTGCTCTCCGAGGACATGGAGGGCGGGACGTTCTGCGAGCGGTTCGGCTTCGTCCGCGTCGACGGGGTCGAGGTCGAGTTCGGCGACGAGACGTTCGTCGCGGAGGTGTACGCCAGCCCGAACGCCGTCGACCCCGAGTCGGCCGAGCAGTTCGACCCGCTCGGGGAGGACGAGGAGCCGCCCGAGCGGGCCGAGGCGCCCGACGGGACCGAGGCGTTCCTCGACCCCGACGACCCGCTCTCGGGCACCATCGGCCCGTTCTTCGAGGCGTACGCGACCCCCGACTTCGAGGACCGCTACGGCTACTTCTGTGGCGCCTGTCGGACCGTCACGACCGAGGTCGACGGGCAGGACCGGATCGTCTGTCCGGAGTGCGGGAACCGGCACCGGCCGGCCGACTGGGACGGGTCGTACCTCTGA
- a CDS encoding CDP-glycerol glycerophosphotransferase family protein: protein MVSILYTFDRAFMRKTFEAIDRHVDVESAYLALGPGAEGSSETLREIERGPDESIDDAVDRIDPDVVVRNHRLRPGEFDFDGDRRVVHVRHGASVGRGEVDVTLRHLGDVVDVALAPGERWARRYREGFPDDVEVAVVGVPEADELVERDPPRGRRVLYAPTNHNYGGGSYLHTAEHVLDTFADTEYELLFRPHPMDRVEEPGKSVTERCRERIGTLPNVTFDEAETPGESLLAADLLVSDYSGIVTEWLHTDRPLVQLTALDADGREVPEAGYRTDRLDLETVDDLYAHGPPDDVRERRDAFRAELGVPMDGRAGERAAAEVTACTQ, encoded by the coding sequence ATGGTATCCATCCTATACACCTTCGACAGGGCGTTCATGCGGAAGACGTTCGAGGCGATCGACCGCCACGTGGACGTCGAGTCGGCGTACCTCGCGCTCGGTCCCGGGGCCGAGGGGTCCTCGGAGACGTTGCGCGAGATCGAGCGCGGGCCCGACGAGTCGATCGACGACGCGGTCGACCGGATCGACCCCGACGTCGTGGTCCGCAACCACCGGCTCCGGCCGGGCGAGTTCGACTTCGACGGAGACCGGCGGGTCGTCCACGTCCGCCACGGCGCCTCGGTGGGCCGCGGCGAGGTGGACGTGACGCTGCGGCACTTGGGCGACGTCGTCGACGTCGCGCTGGCGCCGGGCGAGCGGTGGGCGCGGCGCTACCGCGAGGGGTTCCCCGACGACGTCGAGGTCGCGGTCGTCGGCGTGCCGGAGGCCGACGAACTGGTCGAGCGCGACCCCCCGCGGGGACGACGGGTGCTCTACGCCCCGACGAACCACAACTACGGCGGGGGGAGCTACCTCCACACCGCCGAACACGTCCTCGACACGTTCGCGGACACGGAGTACGAACTCCTCTTTCGACCGCACCCGATGGACCGGGTCGAGGAGCCCGGGAAGTCGGTCACCGAGCGCTGTCGCGAGCGGATAGGGACGCTGCCGAACGTCACCTTCGACGAGGCCGAGACGCCCGGCGAGAGCCTGCTCGCGGCGGACCTGCTCGTCTCCGACTACTCGGGGATCGTCACCGAGTGGCTCCACACCGACCGCCCGCTGGTCCAGCTCACGGCGCTCGACGCGGACGGGCGGGAGGTGCCCGAGGCCGGCTACCGCACCGACCGGCTCGACCTGGAGACGGTGGACGACCTGTACGCGCACGGTCCGCCCGACGACGTCCGGGAGCGGCGGGACGCGTTCCGGGCGGAACTGGGCGTGCCGATGGACGGACGCGCCGGCGAACGCGCCGCGGCGGAGGTGACCGCATGCACGCAGTGA
- a CDS encoding DUF2267 domain-containing protein, translated as MSASADEFHDRVARLADLPPEEAERITEVTLLTLGRRISRGEAEELAELLPTPLDDHLLRESDESPESFPVDAFVERVRERAGDPDDPERPIEAVLATFADAGARNELAEARSQLPPEYGALFDTADLSDAEGVDAADDLEG; from the coding sequence ATGTCCGCGTCCGCCGACGAGTTCCACGACCGCGTCGCACGGCTCGCCGACCTGCCGCCCGAGGAGGCCGAGCGCATCACCGAGGTCACCCTCCTGACGCTCGGCAGGCGAATCAGCCGCGGGGAGGCCGAGGAGCTCGCGGAACTCCTCCCGACGCCCCTCGACGACCACCTCCTGCGGGAGAGCGACGAGTCGCCCGAGAGCTTCCCCGTCGACGCGTTCGTCGAGCGGGTGCGGGAGCGCGCGGGCGACCCGGACGACCCGGAACGCCCCATCGAGGCGGTGCTGGCGACGTTCGCCGACGCCGGCGCCAGGAACGAGCTCGCGGAGGCCCGGTCCCAGCTCCCGCCCGAGTACGGAGCGCTGTTCGACACGGCCGACCTGTCGGACGCGGAGGGGGTCGACGCGGCCGACGACCTCGAAGGGTGA
- a CDS encoding DUF7553 family protein has translation MVDDGSEPPTADRSERVREELERATEGADRDVREQLRSIEEGLDEILGGDKTRDAPSHPDRLAGLEEKLAGLGDETDGDVHRHVATAEALVAGYRGELAEE, from the coding sequence ATGGTAGACGACGGCTCCGAGCCGCCGACGGCGGACCGATCCGAACGCGTCCGTGAGGAGCTCGAACGCGCGACCGAGGGGGCCGACCGCGACGTGCGCGAGCAGCTCCGCTCGATCGAGGAGGGTCTCGACGAGATCCTCGGGGGCGACAAGACGAGGGACGCCCCGTCGCACCCGGACAGGCTCGCGGGGCTCGAGGAGAAGCTCGCGGGCCTCGGCGACGAGACCGACGGCGACGTCCACCGCCACGTCGCGACCGCCGAGGCGCTCGTCGCCGGCTACCGGGGGGAACTCGCCGAGGAGTGA
- a CDS encoding sugar phosphate isomerase/epimerase family protein, translated as MRFGFSSNAFREHALAEAIDAVADAGYDGIEILLDDPHLYPAEADEAAVEHVLGLLDERGLAVSNCNAFMLSAVEPGERSRDAEYGRETEAFHHPSFVEPDAADRRTRVEHTEAALETAAALGAPHVSVPPGGPVPVGTSDEEATDQFVEGLRTVAERAEAVGVDVLVEPEPDLLVESSAEFLDLMERVDSPRVGCNFDAGHFFCVGEDPAELVETLEPHTRHYHLEDIPADRTHEHTQLGEGGMDIEGFLTAVEDSGYDGFVTVELYPYGDTAPETAREAMAYLRERGWA; from the coding sequence ATGCGGTTCGGCTTCTCCAGCAACGCGTTCCGGGAGCACGCGCTCGCGGAGGCGATCGACGCCGTCGCGGACGCCGGCTACGACGGCATCGAGATACTGCTCGACGACCCGCACCTCTACCCGGCCGAGGCGGACGAGGCGGCCGTCGAGCACGTGCTGGGCCTGCTCGACGAGCGCGGCCTCGCGGTCAGCAACTGTAACGCGTTCATGCTCAGCGCCGTGGAGCCGGGCGAGCGGAGCAGGGACGCGGAGTACGGCCGCGAGACGGAGGCGTTCCACCACCCCTCGTTCGTCGAACCCGACGCGGCCGACCGCCGGACGCGGGTTGAGCACACCGAGGCCGCCCTGGAGACGGCGGCGGCGCTCGGCGCGCCGCACGTCTCGGTGCCTCCGGGGGGGCCCGTTCCCGTCGGCACGTCCGACGAGGAGGCGACCGACCAGTTCGTCGAGGGGCTCAGGACGGTCGCCGAGCGGGCCGAGGCCGTCGGCGTCGACGTGCTCGTCGAACCGGAGCCCGACCTGCTGGTCGAGAGCTCCGCCGAGTTCCTCGACCTGATGGAGCGCGTCGACTCCCCGCGGGTCGGCTGCAACTTCGACGCCGGCCACTTCTTCTGCGTGGGCGAGGACCCCGCGGAGCTGGTCGAGACGCTCGAACCCCACACCCGCCACTACCACCTGGAGGACATCCCGGCCGACCGGACCCACGAGCACACCCAGCTCGGGGAGGGCGGGATGGACATCGAGGGGTTCCTGACGGCCGTCGAGGACAGCGGCTACGACGGGTTCGTCACCGTCGAACTGTACCCGTACGGCGACACGGCCCCCGAGACGGCCCGGGAGGCGATGGCGTACCTGCGCGAACGCGGGTGGGCCTGA
- a CDS encoding inositol-3-phosphate synthase, producing MIGVWLVGAYGNVATTAVVGARAVARGLADTTGMVTARRPCTRLDLPAVGDLAFAGHDVRDTSLLETAHELSAGGVPSADVVDAVADDLERIDDGVRVGTAVNCGRAVADLADETLSAPEIGDVVAGIRDDYRSFVDGRDLDRLVVVNVASTEPGVERPERYDTLDAFERAVETNDRDLPASSLYAYAALREGHPYVNFTPSTGAALGGLCELAERKDLPNVGRDAKTGETLLKSALAPMFARRNLRVRSWEGHNILGNDDGLVLEEEENKAGKLASKGGVLEGILPDIEHNRVRIDYAPPLGDWKTAWDDVRFDGFLDTRMKLQFTWEGSDSALAAPLVLDLVRLVSHADEYGEGGFQPQLASFFKAPLGVDEHDFSRQFDLLERYVDHHAGEVAGDG from the coding sequence ATGATCGGCGTCTGGCTCGTCGGCGCGTACGGCAACGTTGCGACGACGGCGGTCGTCGGCGCCCGCGCGGTCGCTCGCGGTCTCGCGGACACGACCGGGATGGTGACCGCCCGGCGGCCGTGCACCCGCCTCGACCTCCCGGCGGTCGGGGACCTCGCGTTCGCCGGCCACGACGTGCGGGACACCTCCCTCCTCGAGACGGCCCACGAACTGTCGGCCGGCGGGGTCCCATCGGCCGACGTGGTCGACGCGGTCGCCGACGACCTCGAGCGGATCGACGACGGGGTCCGCGTCGGCACCGCGGTCAACTGCGGGCGGGCGGTGGCCGACCTCGCTGACGAGACGCTCTCGGCCCCCGAGATCGGCGACGTCGTGGCGGGGATCCGCGACGACTACCGGTCGTTCGTCGACGGGCGGGACCTCGACCGACTCGTCGTCGTCAACGTCGCCTCGACGGAGCCGGGGGTCGAGCGCCCCGAGCGGTACGACACGCTCGACGCGTTCGAGCGGGCCGTCGAGACGAACGACCGGGACCTCCCGGCGAGCTCCCTCTACGCCTACGCCGCGCTCCGCGAGGGGCACCCGTACGTCAACTTCACGCCGAGCACGGGGGCGGCGCTGGGCGGGCTGTGCGAACTCGCCGAGCGGAAGGACCTCCCCAACGTCGGCCGGGACGCGAAGACCGGCGAGACGCTGCTGAAGTCCGCGCTCGCGCCGATGTTCGCCCGCCGGAACCTGCGGGTGCGCTCGTGGGAGGGGCACAACATCCTCGGCAACGACGACGGGCTGGTGCTGGAGGAGGAGGAGAACAAGGCCGGGAAGCTGGCGAGCAAGGGCGGCGTGCTGGAGGGCATCCTCCCCGACATCGAGCACAACCGCGTCCGCATCGACTACGCCCCGCCGCTGGGCGACTGGAAGACCGCCTGGGACGACGTCCGGTTCGACGGCTTCCTCGACACGCGGATGAAGCTCCAGTTCACCTGGGAGGGGTCGGACTCGGCGCTGGCGGCGCCGCTCGTGCTCGACCTCGTCCGGCTGGTCTCCCACGCCGACGAGTACGGCGAGGGCGGGTTCCAGCCCCAGCTCGCGTCGTTCTTCAAGGCCCCGCTGGGCGTCGACGAGCACGACTTCTCGCGGCAGTTCGACCTGCTCGAGCGCTACGTGGACCACCACGCGGGGGAGGTCGCCGGCGATGGCTGA
- a CDS encoding endonuclease/exonuclease/phosphatase family protein, translating to MSDAGDPVAGGEALTRLSVMSYNVRFDNPEVDPYTWRERRDDVASVIRFHRPDVVGLQEALHGQLEDLRERLPSYEWLSAGRAEARNAGEYAAVGYDADRFELVEESAFWLSESPDERGSVGWDARFPRLVRWVRLRERATDAELVHFNTHFDHEGETARLRSADLLADRIRETAPEAAVVVTGDLNCVESDAPYRRLVGDRADGPEGSGGPGDGVADGRSLCDGLYASDTPHHGPVTTTTEFDALVPDRKIDHVLISSDVEVTGHAVCADTTGEGLYPSDHLPILADLAVPIPAAERATAAAAGSGTADAEHPTVE from the coding sequence GTGAGCGACGCCGGGGACCCGGTTGCGGGCGGGGAGGCGCTCACCCGACTCTCGGTGATGTCGTACAACGTGCGGTTCGACAACCCGGAGGTCGACCCGTACACGTGGCGCGAACGGCGCGACGACGTGGCGAGCGTCATCAGGTTCCACCGGCCCGACGTCGTCGGGCTTCAGGAGGCGCTCCACGGGCAACTCGAGGACCTGCGCGAGCGGTTGCCCTCATACGAGTGGCTGAGCGCCGGTCGCGCCGAGGCGCGGAACGCCGGCGAGTACGCCGCGGTGGGCTACGACGCCGACCGGTTCGAACTCGTCGAGGAGTCCGCGTTCTGGCTCTCGGAGTCGCCCGACGAACGGGGCAGCGTCGGCTGGGACGCGCGGTTCCCGCGGCTGGTCCGCTGGGTGCGGCTCCGCGAGCGGGCGACCGACGCCGAACTGGTCCACTTCAACACCCACTTCGACCACGAGGGCGAGACGGCCCGACTACGGAGCGCGGACCTGCTCGCGGACCGGATCCGGGAGACCGCCCCCGAGGCGGCGGTCGTCGTGACGGGCGACCTCAACTGCGTCGAGTCCGACGCGCCGTACCGTCGGCTCGTGGGGGACCGGGCGGACGGACCGGAGGGGAGCGGCGGTCCCGGTGACGGGGTCGCCGACGGGCGGTCGCTGTGTGACGGGCTGTACGCGTCCGACACCCCCCACCACGGGCCGGTCACGACGACGACCGAGTTCGACGCGCTGGTCCCGGACAGGAAGATCGACCACGTGCTGATCTCCTCGGACGTCGAGGTGACGGGCCACGCCGTCTGCGCGGACACGACGGGAGAGGGGCTGTACCCGTCCGACCACCTGCCGATACTCGCTGACCTCGCGGTTCCGATCCCGGCGGCCGAGCGCGCGACCGCCGCGGCAGCGGGGAGCGGAACGGCCGACGCCGAGCACCCGACGGTCGAGTAG
- a CDS encoding YihY/virulence factor BrkB family protein: MCANVEPGVVARSLSAGRAVAALLRNNYAPVVAGNVAFSAFVSIFPLLALAVAVTAVLGGPDLVGRAVEGADPYLTRTAQGVLAESLTNPSGRTGASLLSLGLLLWGALRVFRGLDVAFSLLYGTVHRTGFLGSLRDGFVVLVALTAALAVTAGVSVLVAFVPGDPLGPLTAPGVLVAGLALAFLPLYYVFPDADVTVREVAPGVLVAALGWAGLVQAFQFYASVAGQYEVYGAIGAVLLVLVWLYVAGMLLLTGAAVNVVLGGRLPPRDGSGAG; encoded by the coding sequence ATGTGCGCGAACGTCGAACCCGGCGTCGTGGCGCGGTCGCTGTCGGCCGGTCGCGCGGTGGCGGCGCTGCTCCGGAACAACTACGCGCCGGTCGTCGCGGGGAACGTCGCCTTCAGCGCCTTCGTCTCGATCTTCCCGCTGCTCGCGCTGGCGGTCGCGGTCACCGCCGTGCTCGGGGGCCCCGACCTCGTGGGCCGGGCCGTCGAGGGGGCGGACCCGTACCTCACCCGAACGGCGCAGGGGGTGCTGGCCGAGTCGCTGACGAACCCGTCGGGTCGGACCGGCGCCTCCCTGCTGAGCCTCGGACTCCTGCTGTGGGGCGCGCTCCGGGTGTTCCGCGGGCTCGACGTCGCGTTCTCGCTGCTGTACGGCACGGTCCACCGGACCGGGTTCCTCGGCAGCCTCCGCGACGGGTTCGTCGTCCTGGTCGCGCTGACGGCCGCGCTCGCCGTCACGGCCGGCGTGAGCGTGCTCGTGGCGTTCGTCCCGGGCGATCCGCTCGGCCCGCTGACGGCGCCCGGGGTGCTGGTCGCGGGGCTGGCGCTCGCGTTCCTCCCCCTCTACTACGTATTCCCGGACGCGGACGTCACCGTCCGGGAGGTCGCGCCGGGCGTGCTCGTCGCCGCCCTCGGCTGGGCGGGGCTCGTGCAGGCCTTCCAGTTCTACGCGTCCGTCGCCGGGCAGTACGAGGTGTACGGCGCCATCGGGGCCGTCCTGCTGGTGCTCGTGTGGCTCTACGTCGCGGGGATGCTGCTGCTGACCGGGGCGGCGGTGAACGTTGTCCTCGGGGGTCGGCTCCCGCCCCGCGACGGCTCCGGGGCGGGGTAG